CAGGCCTTCTCAGGGGTGACAGGTTGAGCAAATACTAACATGACCATCCATTCAGGGTATCCCTCCATAGCTCTAGAGAGCAGGAAACACTGTACGCATGGATggactgacaaaaaaaatacaaaaaatacacaaaaaaacagtgcTGTACCATAGAGAGGACAAGGGATGGATTTTGGAAAATAAAGCTTTTAgaacttgtaaaaaaaaaatgtttttgtaatgattATGCAAATAtctatgtgtgcttgtgtgtgtgtgtgtgtgtgtgcacttttcCTGCTTCATgggtaaaaatgaaaaacagcagcaacccAGAAGGCAGTGCTTTGATTCAGATTGATATTTGAACAATAATattatgtgtgtgggtgtgtgagggaaaaaaaaaatagacagaaaACTCAGGCAGATGATTGCTAATGAATAAACAGTGACAACACGAATGCTCAGATTTCCATGAAGACGCACAAAATTGCACTTGCTTTCTGTGATCAATTTCTGTATAAAcatattattgattaatcagtcaGCCAAGGTGAGCATATCCAGCTCCACCTCAGGAAGTAGccagctgaaatgaaaaaaaaaaaatgacacagaaaaggGATTTTATATGTGATCCTGAGTTTGCAGATGCAGGGTCCGCTGGCTTCTCTGAATGTGCACAACACCCTCACAGCATCTGTTCATGTGGCAACCCACAGCCACTCATTTTCCAGCCATTTCAGGAAACAACTCATGACAGCAGGACTGGTGTTTAGCCAAGAGAGACCGGTGAAAGCAAATGGAAACAAGTTAAAGCCACCGTGTCTGAGCTCTGGTGCATCTGTGGCACGCAGAGGGAGTGATAGAATAATATACCTGAGTGGCTGATGTGGTTTAGAGACAGGCTACTAATCTCCTTTATTTTCCGATGATTCTCCACAGATGGCCGATGCAGAGCACATTGTGCTGCAGAAAGATTTGGTACTAAACAATGAATCCTCTTGGATTGTGGAGCAGGACTGCTGACTGCTGTACTCAATATCTTCTATGTGTTTTTCCAACATAATACAGTCTTTTTGCCTGTCTCTGAAACTGAGCAGAGTCTGCGTCAGTCTCTGGACTCTTAAAATGTGATGAGATGTGACTCAGTGCTTTTATCTATCACACTGTAATCTTGTCTTTAGTTCAGTTGGCTCTGTTTTAATTTTCcagttttcttatttatttgaaGGAAAGCCCTTGGATTATACATTGATGTTGTCCTCTACACCCCAGGCCATCGTGCCAGCATATCCTTTGTGGAAACAGTAGATAAGCACAACATCAAGTCCAGCACCTCCCGTGGTGCCAATCAAAGCAAAGCCATCGGATTCTCGGCACTTACGAAAGCCAGTGATATGGCAGAAGGACATGATGACCTTGCTAAGCTGTGACACCGGTGTATCCGATGTATTGATCCATTATCTTATCTGACTGCTCTCCGTGGAGGGAGTGACACCTTTATCTCCTGTTGTGGTGGTCAGCTGCTCCTTCAGTCAAGAGTCACCTCATATAGTCATAACTTCAGGTGACAGCAAAAGGCTGATTTCAAATTATTTATATGATATAGAATATAGtctagtctataaaatgtctgaaaaatgaaaaatgccgggtataatttcttagagcccaaCATCTTTAAGTTCTTGTTTGGTctaatcaacagtccaaaatacaaagttattcagttttctattatgtatgacacaataaaagcttcaaatcctcacatttgagaagcagcaACACGCAAATGTTTGGCCTTAATGTTTTCcctaaaaatgactaaaatggtTATTCAATCACCAAAACAgatgcagattaattttctgtcaatcagctTATCgatcaatcgactaatcgttaCAGCTCTAATTTAAATTTTGAAGAGCGGGAAGGTCATTACTACAGTCAGGAACTTATGTCATAACAACAATTAcctctgtttttgtatttgttgttacaAAAAGGTATTATTATGTACAGTAGCAAAGAATGATGTAAGTAAGAACTGCTAATTATGTAGTTATTATAATAAAAGCAATCAACCTCAAATGCATTTCAGTCAATAATGTGCTTATAGGTAAagtaataatacagtatatattaggTAAAGATACAATTTTATTCATGATACTTGCAAtaggttatttatttattgcgTATTAGTTTGTAAGCCATACCTATGCTACAATTATCTGATAAACACAAGCTAATTATCATCCTATTATATTACTACAGGTAAGTTCCCTTTTTTATACTCAGCACAGATAATTACCCTTTTATATAAACAACTACTGCAGAATTATCAAGAAAATACTATTACTGCATGTATTATGGTGTTATTTATAAttaagggtaaaaaaaaaaggcaaagaaagatgagagaaagagacagagttGAGTTAGTTGTGCAGTagaatgaatcattttgttcTTCAGCTTCCACTGTGCCTTTATTCAGTCTTTTAATTGAGCTTAAATTGTCTTTCTATTGATTGGTGGAAGACAATCTGTCAACATGTTCCTCTGGATAATGTCAAACGTGTCAAACAGCTTCAACATAGCCGGCgaatgtgcaaacacacagtgtGGTTTAGCACGTAAGCAGTAACTAACATCCAAATTTTGCACAGTTCAGAATTACCTTAAACTTGACTTATCCCACGTTAAATCAACCAGTGCTTTCAGGACAAATGATCTGCCTCAGATGCTCGTGGGCATCCAGCATGACGACTAACATTTGACATTACTGATGGCTTAAGGGTAGCTGATATTTCCAGCCCACAGAGAAGCCTGATACCACAGAGAATAAAGGTGGCACTGCCATTTAAACCGTATGTGTTCACTGCTGCGTGGAAGTGTTTTGTTAATCTGACACTTCATGATGGTTGCATCGTGACTGCAGGAAAGAGGGTCAATGCCGCAGCTTCCAGTCTGTTTTCtcttcacaaagaaaaaaaaacaagggggGATAAAATGTTATCTAGTTTATGGGTTCCCTGGGAGAGCTGCAGTCATGAGACTCACTGTCATGCAACAGTAAAAGAGTATTACTAGTAGCAACACAAGGGCATTGCCTTGTTGCCCTGTGACTGTGACAAGCAAGTGGAAATTTCTATTTTGTGGTCAGTGTAGTCTAAAGGAAGAAGACGGTTCATAAATCACACAGGCAAGTGATAAATCGATCCCTCTGTCTGCCTCACTCAGtgtttatttctcattttgtgTTGTGATTCTTccttttcagtattttttttatgagggTCAATACATCCATGGAGCCATTACACAGAAAGGCTTTGACAGGAGAACATATTAACAGCTTACGGGAGTCTGTTCCTCACCGTTTGAACTCTCAGAGACATAAAATTAACACCACCATGTGCTgccagtgtgaatgtgtgataCAATAACTGAACCACTGTGAGTGAAGTAACGTTGGCGCACTGGCTTCTAGTCATTAAAAAGAACATGATTGAAATGAGATGGTACATGATTGCACCCTCTGGGGAAACTAAGGTGAGTGTAATATCATTTCATAATGTTCCACTTGAGGTTTTCTCATTATCTTGCATTAACCTCCCCAGTCAACATGCCGGTCTGGAGCTAGCAGATCATTTCCTCTTCCTTAACATCTCTGACCTTGTCTGAATGGTATCGTTTTCATTACGACGTCCAAACTGGAACATAAGATAGCCATTGCAACAATTGATAAAttagacttcttttttttttgacagagaTAAAATACCAGACTAATTAATGTTCCGGTAACTCCCTTATATGATTTTCAACCAATTTTCTTGGTTGCAGAAACCGTATACTGCAAAATTTGGAGAGCTGTGCACAGATCATTGTGGATACCTGAACGCAACACTGCTTCAGTGATTgcactgatggaaaaaaaaaaaatcagtagtCAGCACAAACTGTAACCCAGCATGTCTATTAATCAGTGAATCACTGGCACAGCAGGGGATCAAACCCCCTGAACATGTTTGTCATGAATATTTCACTTTAGTGTGTTTTATGATTTGCATTCTGttggaacaaaaaaacatcacatcacaagCTGAAGGCAGTTTAATGCCTGTTTCCCTCACggtcttttatttctgtttgacttCGAAACTGGTATGAAACTGAATTTAttcatcagtgtttttctttcaagggagacaaaaaataaatacattttaaataaaatgctgaCTGTAAATCCTCCAACATGACAAAAGTTGGTAACAAAACACAtcatagtttttattgtttgataaATAACAGTGTCAAACTATTTgacatgacacagaaataaaaactatatatagAGATTATTCTCATCACTCATCACTTATCAAAATgatgtttatattcatgttaGGAAAAAATGCTAATGTGTGTTCATGATATGCACTTTATTATCATAACATATGAACCCCCTGCAATATAAATAACTGccatgtaataaataaataaatactaccTTTCTAGTGGTAACAGGGTCTCCACATTCTTCAGTGGGATTAATACATATATTcagataaattattattattatcattatttagaGGTATCAGTGAAGGCATCCACCTCACTTAACAATGGACAGTAATTCATTGTAGCctctttattattgtttattggaaGTGTGTAGTATTGATGCTACCTTGATGAGTATTGCAGTTACTGACTTTGACCACTGGGGGGCAGTGAACAGATATTAACAGGGTTAGATTACTGTCAACTTAGTGTCAACGGCGTCACACAAAGTGCAAATATCAAGAATTTGTTATTAATATCAGTACGAACAGCTTTATTACAAATAACAACAGTAACATCAGTATTGGTAATAATTATTTGTATCATTCATAAAGACCTGTTTTAACAACGGTTTTCTAGTGTGGAGCACTAGTAAAAATGAATCTATTCAATCTTTTGAGGATTTTAAactattctttttatttcttttatttgttatttatttacttatttttattttcgGTGTCCTTTATGGGCCTTCATATACCACTGAACAACAGATCATTTTGTCAAGTGGTTTGAggacaacaaacattttattactgACTTCAGTTGCAACTTAACTGGCAAATGAAGGCATTTCTTTAAAGATAGTTGTTACCACAGAGTTAAAGTATAATGTAGAGATCTCAGTGCTACTTTCTGGATGCACAAAGAAACTTCCCTAAAAATGAAACTGAGGGAAACTAGATCTTTTAGAGCCTATATAGAGgcaggtgattttttttccactgaaataGATCATGAGACATATTACAGTGTAGATTAACTGAAAGCCAGTGATTGTAGAGTTCAGTTTAATTTCACCTTTTACACCACATATGTGAGCTCTTCCGCCTTTACACTCCAACCTTTACTTGCTCTTTGCTTTTGAGAGGATTACAAATCCCAATCTGGAGACAAGTCACCCTCCTCATCAGGTCACAACGCTGAGAGGCGTGTTTTCATGATGCACCGACATCTCAAACGCCAAATAACTTCCACGATGAAACAAAAGCGTCTCTGTATTTAAACACGTCAATAATTTTAACACCACTGATTCTGGTTAGGCACagaaaaaatcttttaatttgtttacaCATCATGCAAACAAATATCAAGTGAACACAATTTAAGGATATTAATACATAAATGCTTGAAATtcacagaaaaaagtgttgaaaagaGTTTGAAAACTGAATTTCCCCTTTTCAATGAAACAATTCAAAGCTGCACACATTTTACCTGAATAAAGCTACACAGTTCAACGATCGTCTAACGTCTTCATATGGGTTTTATTTTATAGCTTGGTAAAATTCAACTTCAGCAGTGATTGCAACTGATAATATGATGAGTCGTGTTGTTAATGATAGGACATTTCACTGTATGTATTGTGCTGTAGGTCTTTTATGTgtagcaacagaaaaaaaaaaaaaaaagtagcaccTGAGCCTGCAGAAACCACCGTTCACGTCAACGTCTTTCGGTTATATTTGAACTCCTAAAACCTGTACAGAAGGCCATTTGCGGTAAGGAATGTCAATCATTCACTCTATAACATCAAACAGTGAATCTCAGCAAAGAAGATATGTAGTGTAACAAATCTCCACATCAATAAAACAGCACGTTTACTGTACATCATCgctaatgtaataataaaatccCTTCACCCACCTTTTACACAGACAACACATAATATTCAGCTTTTGTGTGATGCAATAACTAGGTAACATTTGTAACTGCTGCCATTTGTGATTCAGTCTGTGTCTACATGTGGTGTCCATGTAAATAAATCAGTAGCCTGTGGACATGTGTGCTAGTTCCTTATTTATCTACGCATCGAGCACCGTGAGTGTCTGATATTGTAAAATTCTGAAAGTTTAAACTAAATTCGAATGTTGATTGTCAGATTATGAATCAGCAGAGTGACCAATATTACTATGAAGATTCATCATAAAGAATCTGGATGAATAGTTTGACCATAATCCAACCAAATATAACTggaatgacaaagaaaaacatcttggATTCGTTAAATTTCTTTGATGATATGgcaaaaagaacattttttcagTCCAAATTAAATATCCAGTAAGTATTTCATCAAAACCTCAATATGAATGCAATACCAACAGTGCTCtctgtatataaatacaatCATTCTGCCTTTTCTCTCATTACCACTGGCCCACACTCTCAAAACTAACTTTCACCTATTCAATTCTTCAATAAAccaaaattgatttaaaaaacaaagcaaaactaaGTTCCCTTTCACACACCCCTTCTCCCTTTTTCCTCCCTGTTGAACTTCACGTCGGTGTCTCGTCACTCAGCTGTCTGTAGAACCACCCCCCTTATTCTTATTGCGACTGAGAGGGAAAGTGGACTTGCTCTGCGGCTGGGTCATTTTGCTGGCCAGGTAGACGAAGGGTTCAATGAGCGTGCGACGGTCCACCACCGACACCTCCCACAGACGCACCTTCTCGTTCTTAGCCCAGTTCAGGGCCATGTTAGAGTCAACTCTCCTCTCTTGCTGCTTGTCCAGCTTGTTACCCAGCACAACAATGGTTACCTGTGGATCAGGATCATCAGATTAGCCTCAcatcaattaaatatttaacactGTCCATACCAGCGTGCTTCACCACATCAACTCAAGTATTAGTAATGGCAACTGTTATGTTGGGAATTAAAGAGAACTGTGAGGAAGGAGCATTTGAATCAATCATTTATTGAGCACATTTAATGCTTAGGGAAGATTAATCACTATTAATAAATGTACCTGTAATTAGCACACATGTAACAGCTAAGTTTACCCACATTCAGCTTTATTCAAGTAGCTCTAAATGAACCTTCCCaagcatgtaaatgtgtttggttCTTCACCTCTTTCTTGTCTCTGTGACGGTCAATGTCCTTCTTGAGGGCCTCCATCCGCTTAAAGGACTCTTTACTATCAATGCTGTAAACAAGCACAAAGCCGTCCGCGAAAGTGTAGTAATGTCGAGGAAACTCCATCCCATCCCGGAGTCCGCGGGTGTCATAGAAGCGCACCTGCTCTCGTGTGCCACGGTCAGTTTCTATGGAGCCGATGTAGATATCCTCCAGGGTCTCCATGGGCTCTGAACCtaacattaaataaacaaagcCAGGCCCATATTatgtgatatactgtacaaGTACTAATACAATTGCTTGTGTatttaatacattattattaagcTTAACTCTTCCTTACTAGAAATTACACTTtgtcaaaagaaaaatgtaaacatatgaagtaaaataaaattcaaattgaAAGCTAAGCAAATTCAAATAACTTATACTTCCGAGTAAACTAGAAAAAGGAATGTAGCAAGATGTAGaatatagggctgcaactactatgttcattattgattaatctatagattattttctcaatttatcaattaacttgtTAAAATTTTCAATCATTGAttcccaaaacccaaaatgcaaccaaaatatcttgtttagtccacaacccaaagatactcgGGActaaaaccatcaaatattcacatttaacaagctggaacaagagaatttgggcattttttcttaaaaaattaattcaaaatactttattaatgtCACCCAACGTTGTTAACTGTAATGTACTGTGCTATCAGCTGGTAATAGTATTAGTTCCCCTCACAAGTGCCAGACTAAAGATGAAGCAGTATTTTGGCTAGCAGTTGCAAGAAACTAGAAGTAAATATCTCCCATTTTTCCTACTTTATGTAACAACCTTAATCGAGTTTTAGGGATGGTGCTGAATGTCTGAAGCCTAATGATATTCATGAGCGAGTTGATTATGTACTGCAATTAGATAGGCTGtaattaaaataacatattttgctGGTTAAATTGCTTTCCAAAATAATTACTGATTGATaacaaataattaatgattGAGATATTTCAAGGCTCCAGTCTGTCAGGAAGAATAAATGACaattaaactgaacattttaaatatgtaatcCATTAAACAGAGAATAACCAAACTGTAAAATCAACACTGACAACCAACGTTACAGGAAGTCGTTCCTGTCAACTGACATCAGTCTGTACAGTGACTCTCCTCTGTGACGGGAGAGGGGACAGTGATGACAGACTGCTCATTCACATATTACATTATCCATCACATCTGTTATATTTCAGATTCATATTTTAGTCATCTTTAAAGTACGGTCTGTATATACTGTTATCATATGTATGTACATTGTGTAAATTATTCAATTAGTACACTCAATTCTAACATCCATGGACAATCATGCACTTTACTGCCTTTGCAATATCCACCTGACTCACTCTATGTACAGTTTACTTTAGCATATAACATTGAACAGTATATACTCACCAAATAGTATATTATAATTATGGTTCTATCTCTAgtctctattttatttttagttattctattttttttaatatttgagtTAGTCTATTaagttattgtatataatttagcctttaattgcatttgtttcttttacatacctcattgtttttgtatttcgATTTATGTCAAGTGGctgctatctatctatctatctatctatctatctatctatcaaccATCTACAGAACAACCAACGCACACAAACCTGTTATACTTTGCACATAGTTGCTCAGCTGTTGCCATGTCTCATACGTATTGATCTCTCAGCAAGAGGTCTAAAGGATAATGTAATATATGAAACACTGCGGTATTATTATGTCATTTACCTGCAACATGGTTGGCATACAGTAGTTGTTCCAAGACAGCCGTTTTACCAACTGCAGCCTGGCCACACACCACCACTTTACAGCTTTTGCCCATGACGATTCGTCACCCTCAGGTTAGAAAATCTGCTTGTCgaagaaaatacacagatgAAAGATTAGTTAGTAACCTTGCTTTGTTACAGTGTAAACGCATAGCTTTGTACTACGTTTGTGGTTTTGGCAGCTGTTACTGCGTTATATATGGTTATACACATATCCTTACTAAAATTGCTTGCTAGCAAGCAAATAAAAATTACATGTTAGTCATACTATGATGTCATACTACAAGATAAAACGTTTGATGTCTGAGTAGTCTTTACAAAATAtaacagttagcttagcattagcTTACGGAGATATGTTACAGAACCACGATATCACAAACTAAGTCGCTAATGTTAGCTGAAACCGACTAACCCGAATAAAACGCGTGTGTTCAAAAACATATGCGCTGATATTTGGCTACCAGCGGCCAGATATGTTTTAGTTATGAGAATAATTTTTACTTGCAAGCTAACTGCTTACCTTACCCAACggactgtttcctgtttacagTGTACGTCACGACTGCAGTCTGTGGCCCCGCCCCCTCACCATTCACGGCAAAATGGCGACGGAGCACAGTGATGCTGTGAACATGGACCCTGACatggagctgctcagtgacgAAGAATTAGAAAGGTATGAGAAACTAACAGTGTGTTGTCAGCGGCCGAAATACACGTGTAACGAAGTAACTTATCGATATGTGTAGTCAAAAGTCCTTGTCATGTCTATTTTCTTGTCACACTGTGAAAGCTAACTAGCGACCCACCGCTGTTTAGCTAAATTTGGCCCCCGGGTAGCTTTTAGCTCGGCTGTCCTCCAGTAGCTAGCTCCTGTGCTGGATATCTGGGTTTCAGTCAAGTTAA
The genomic region above belongs to Thunnus albacares chromosome 17, fThuAlb1.1, whole genome shotgun sequence and contains:
- the nkiras2 gene encoding NF-kappa-B inhibitor-interacting Ras-like protein 2, with product MGKSCKVVVCGQAAVGKTAVLEQLLYANHVAGSEPMETLEDIYIGSIETDRGTREQVRFYDTRGLRDGMEFPRHYYTFADGFVLVYSIDSKESFKRMEALKKDIDRHRDKKEVTIVVLGNKLDKQQERRVDSNMALNWAKNEKVRLWEVSVVDRRTLIEPFVYLASKMTQPQSKSTFPLSRNKNKGGGSTDS